AACCGAAGCTAACCCAAGGTAACGAACCCACGGAGACACCAACAAACCGCCACGAACCGCCACGCTTCCACGCTTCATCTGTTGCAACGCCGCAGCCCCAAAGCATCAACGCCATAGAAAATAGCTGCAGAGCTCCCATAAATGTCCAGGAACGCTCCCAGGCCGCCCAGAAAAAGAGTGCCGCGTAGGGAATATAAGTAAACGCTGCAAGATAACTTAGTTTTGGCAACATGACGTCACCATATGGAGAAGTTAGGAATCAGTTCAAGTATGCTTTTCATTCGCTCCCCGATGCTCTATCTCCAGAGGATGGACTTAATGTTCGTCAAATGCGCTACCACGGAACCCATGTGGCAGCGGATCAAACGCCAAGAAGGCGCTCTGCTGGGCATCGTTGTGTCGATGCTTTTCTTTGCCGGGCGTGGGTTGGCGGATATGACCGGGCTAACAATTGTTACATTGGTCACCCTCTCAACCCTCTATTTTTTCAACGACCTTACCGACTGCGTAGCCGACCAAAGCAATCCGCGAAAAGATAGCCCATACGTAGACACACTCAACGATCATCGAGCCATCTTTTGGGCTGTGCTTGGGTTTCAAAAGTTGGCTGTTCTAATTGTAACGGCATTTCTTTATGGCCCCGAGTTCGCATATGTCGTGGGGACGACTTTTGCGGTCAACATCGCCTACTCTCTGAAAATCAAAGGTACTCCAGGGGTCGACGTTCTCTGGGTTGGTCTCTGGGGAGCCGTTATCGCCGGGCTAGGTGGGCTTAACCACCCGTGGGAAACCTATACTATCGTTGGAGTGATGACCGCGATCAGTCATATCTATCAAGTGAGGATCGACGCTCCGGTAGACCAAGCACACAATGTACAAACCTCCGCGGTCGTCTCACTTCGTTTAACTGAAATTCAAATCGTATCTCTCTGCCTTTTGCTGGCATGGCTTATTGGCACAACGACCACGATGTGGCTCGGGATCACAGCACTTATCCCCTGGTTTCTTGGTAAATACCTCAATTCAGGCCGCTCTTGGGTTTTTGCGCGCTACTATTTCGGTATAATCTGGCTCTGTCACCTGGAGTCGACCTATGGCCGTCTTGCAACATTTTAAAACGGGAATCGCACTTACCCGCAGCATCGCGCATTACCGCGGACACGCTACTCCTCGCCCAATTTCAGCGAGCTTTGCCGTCACCAACAGGTGCAATCTTTCGTGCTCATACTGCAACTTTCCAAATCTAGACCCCAGCCAGTTATCTCTTGAGCAGATACGTCAGCTTTTTTCTAACTTGGCTCAAATGGGTGTGGCAAGGCTTGGCTTGGTTGGCGGAGAACCGCTGCTAAGAGCAGACTTACCTGCAATTGCCGCCGAGGCGAAGTCACATGGATTCTTCGTCTCGCTCAATACCAACCTGACGCTTCTAGAACGCTTCCCAGAAAGAATGCCCGATGTGGATCTCGTATTCACAAGCCTCGACGGTATGCCCGAGACCCATCGTCAAGCTCGGGGAAAGAAGTCATTCGACGGTGTATTGGAAGGCATTCAAGAGCTACGTGGCAAAAAATTACCCGTGGTTGCGATTACCGTACTCACCGCACAAGCCACGGAAGATATCGACGCACTCATTAGGCTCGCGACTCAGAATGACTTCAAGCTTCATTTCCAACCCCAGTGTACCGATACTGATATTGTTAAAGGCAAACTAGGAGAAATGTACAACACCAAACGTGAGAGTCATATTTGGCAGAAGATCCTTGACGCCAAAGGCCAAGGTGCGCCCATTGCAAGCAGCTCTGCCTATCTAAGGCACATGTCAAATTGGGACAACTTCGCTATGGCATCAATCATGAATCCAGAGTCAAGATGCGCTGCTGGTTACGGTTTTTTATTCATCGACCCGCAAGGCTTGGCTTACCCATGTGCTTATACGAAAGGTAAAGCAAAAGGCATCGACCTACTCACTCAGAATTGGCAAGAACAGTTCACCGGTAAAACCCCATGCACTGAATGCGCTGTGGGCCCGATGGTAGAATTCAACCTGCTCTACAAGCAGCCTCTGGCCTCTGCCTACAACATGATTACCTCCTACGGGATTGGCACCTAAGACCTCACATGTTGCCCATACAACCGCAGCTGCATAGCCCAGCCTCTATGGGTATCCTTACAAGGCTTATTACCGGCAGTGCCGTCTCACTGCTGATATTCATCCTCGTTACACGTTTACTTGTACTTTCGATTTTCCCGAATTCGGCCGTTATAGACGAATGGTTGGCATCAGACCTATTTTTCCATTTTCACAGCTCCGTTGATGTTTGGTTTATCTGGATTGCCTTTGATTTGCCCATTCTCATCGCAACACCGCTCGTGCTCTTTCTCGGCAAGAGGTTCTTCTTCAGCCGAGAGCATGGACGGATTGGTCTAAAGGGTCCGGCGGTCGCCATGGCTTGGTTGTTCATGGTGGCCCACCATTTCCTATTCGATGTACAACCCATGTTTGCGGCTGCAACCTTCCCACTCCTGCCACTCACGCAACCGATGTTCTGGAAGAGCTGGAAACGGCCACCACTTTCCATCGCTTTTGCGTCAGCCATCGCGGCATGCATCTTTGTAATCTCAGAGGAGACAAGTCATTTAGCATCGGCGCTTTGCGTTTTTCTCATCGTTACGCTGGCCCTCGGTGGCCGTATTATTCCGCGCTGGATACAGCCCCGGCTTCAATGGTTACTTGTCACGGGTCTCATTGTAGCGACCCAGCTCCTATGGTCTCTTATTCCGCTCACGCAAACACCTGACCATGCGACAAAAATAGACAATCATCGAGCCTACAGCTTTTGCGAGTCGGCCGATGGGTCGTCAATTTATGCGGCCGTCACCGCCTGCTACCTTCACGACTCACGCTACCTAGTCTCCGAAGACTGTAAGCGAGAGCATATCGCCCAATTCGAGACTCAGACACTAAAGCTACTCAATCGTCACGACTTAAGCACCGACGACTACTACGGGCGCATGGAGTTTGTTCGCTGCATCGAGAACACACTCTATGTTGGTGGTTCTGACATGACACAAAATGGGAAGAATTTGCTGGATTCTGCACTCGCCATGCCCATGAATGATCCTGAGGCTGTGATTCGCAATATCATCCCGGCAGGCAACGGGCACCGAAGTGCCTTCGACCCCAAACGCAACGCCCTCTATTTCTCAGGGGAGTTCAACGATACGATCACCCGGCTAGACCGGGAAACAGGTGCCCAAGACCCGAATATTGCCACTTGGTATAATCACCCTATGCTCGTCCTATTTTTCTTTCCCATTCAAGGGTCCCTTGCTTTCGCTCCCGAGTCCTATCACCCCACACGAGATGCACTCTTTGCCGGTGAGGTCTTTGGCGATGCAGCCTACGGTTTTAATCTAGAGCATCACACGCTGCTCAAGAAATACCAGAGCACCGGCGGAATTATCGAGCTAACCGTAGACCCAGAACGCGACAGGCTTTATGCGGCCAATATGTGGGGCCTTGACGTATTCGACTTAGGCACCGGCGAACGAATCAAGCGTATCAAGCTGGGAACGGTCAACCGCCACCCCATCATCGATAAAAAACAAAACCTTATTTACGTTCCATCTACGGTTTCAGGACGCCTTAATATTTTAGACCGAGATACCTTCAAGGTCCTCGGCTCTATCCATGCCGGCTACGGGTTGCGTTATGGGTTGATTACTCAAAACGGTAAACAACTGGTCCTGAGTTCCAACAGCGGAACTTACTCATTTGACACGGCGGAGCTTGCTAGGCGGGTTA
This genomic window from Deltaproteobacteria bacterium contains:
- a CDS encoding radical SAM protein, with the translated sequence MAVLQHFKTGIALTRSIAHYRGHATPRPISASFAVTNRCNLSCSYCNFPNLDPSQLSLEQIRQLFSNLAQMGVARLGLVGGEPLLRADLPAIAAEAKSHGFFVSLNTNLTLLERFPERMPDVDLVFTSLDGMPETHRQARGKKSFDGVLEGIQELRGKKLPVVAITVLTAQATEDIDALIRLATQNDFKLHFQPQCTDTDIVKGKLGEMYNTKRESHIWQKILDAKGQGAPIASSSAYLRHMSNWDNFAMASIMNPESRCAAGYGFLFIDPQGLAYPCAYTKGKAKGIDLLTQNWQEQFTGKTPCTECAVGPMVEFNLLYKQPLASAYNMITSYGIGT